The proteins below are encoded in one region of Brevundimonas fontaquae:
- a CDS encoding S41 family peptidase, producing MQSKLLSAAAMALALMGGQGVVPDKAHAQARPPVASSAAVELSATQRAAVLSAIRQAVRSSYVFPDRAPAILARLDAAQTSGRYDVSSPNELAGLISGDLRDASQDGHVYLEYAPDRFAAASAGADATQALSEIDAAAARRDNHGLSALEILPGNVRYLKIDAFHWVSDETGRAYDDAMRFLKGGDAVIIDLRGNGGGASEAVQYLVSHFLRAGTLEITFLKAGQEPVQTRALDNLPAGRLTGTPLYVLIDQASASAAESFAYDVQQFKLGRLVGANTAGAANNNDFFPIAPGFMLSLSVGRPVHAVSGGNWEGVGVAPDTPTSSVQALDAAQAEALRALLSTTTSDAAKTDYAWALTAVEARLNPPMVDAALLQSAPGAYRNYVVTMQDGALVVARPGHPLWPAPRKLQALTADGLFAVEGLDVLRIGFKDGALQLWWKDEPAPRIIPKT from the coding sequence ATGCAATCTAAGCTGCTCAGCGCCGCTGCGATGGCGCTCGCCCTGATGGGCGGCCAAGGCGTCGTTCCCGACAAGGCCCACGCTCAGGCCCGCCCTCCCGTCGCTTCGTCCGCCGCGGTCGAACTGTCCGCGACCCAGCGCGCTGCGGTCCTGAGCGCGATCCGACAGGCGGTTCGGTCCTCCTACGTCTTTCCCGACCGGGCCCCGGCGATCCTTGCTCGGTTGGACGCCGCCCAGACGTCCGGCCGCTACGACGTGTCCTCGCCCAACGAACTGGCGGGGCTGATCAGCGGCGACCTGCGCGACGCCAGTCAAGACGGTCACGTCTATCTGGAATATGCGCCCGATCGCTTCGCCGCCGCCTCGGCCGGCGCCGACGCGACCCAAGCCCTCTCAGAGATCGACGCCGCGGCCGCCCGTCGCGACAACCATGGTCTCAGCGCCCTGGAAATCCTGCCCGGCAACGTCCGCTATCTGAAGATCGACGCCTTCCATTGGGTCTCGGACGAAACAGGCCGCGCCTATGACGACGCCATGCGGTTCCTGAAGGGCGGCGACGCGGTCATCATCGACCTGCGGGGCAACGGCGGCGGAGCGTCCGAGGCGGTCCAGTATCTGGTCAGCCACTTCCTAAGGGCCGGGACGCTGGAAATCACCTTCCTGAAGGCCGGGCAAGAGCCGGTGCAGACGCGCGCGCTCGACAATCTGCCCGCCGGTCGACTGACCGGCACGCCCCTGTATGTGCTGATCGACCAGGCCTCGGCCTCTGCGGCGGAATCCTTCGCCTATGACGTTCAGCAGTTCAAACTCGGCCGGCTGGTGGGAGCCAACACGGCGGGCGCCGCCAACAACAATGACTTCTTCCCCATCGCGCCGGGCTTCATGCTCAGCCTGTCGGTCGGCCGACCCGTTCACGCGGTCAGCGGCGGCAACTGGGAGGGCGTCGGCGTGGCGCCGGACACCCCGACTTCCTCTGTCCAGGCGCTGGACGCCGCCCAGGCCGAGGCCCTGCGCGCCTTGCTCTCGACGACGACGTCCGACGCCGCCAAGACGGACTACGCCTGGGCCCTGACTGCGGTCGAGGCGCGCCTGAACCCGCCCATGGTCGACGCCGCCCTGCTGCAATCCGCGCCCGGCGCATATCGCAACTATGTGGTCACGATGCAGGACGGCGCCCTGGTCGTCGCCCGTCCCGGCCACCCGCTGTGGCCCGCGCCGCGCAAGCTGCAAGCGCTGACCGCCGACGGCCTGTTTGCGGTCGAGGGTCTCGACGTCCTGCGCATCGGCTTCAAGGACGGCGCCCTGCAACTGTGGTGGAAGGACGAACCCGCGCCGCGCATCATCCCGAAGACCTGA
- a CDS encoding DUF4893 domain-containing protein codes for MRRTPLAVLALMTTTALAACGDNSPAAPTEASPAVTTPAPGVPAQAAPEATATPQSQTTPAEGMQGGTDDWRKVANTADASLLGRLDQAWRMARAEAEEGGFSRQVEALGPLADPNAGQSGRVQPGQGNYRCRTIKMGSRNGSGLAYVEYPWFRCTVELTAGGDLILTKLTGSQRTRGLIYPDTDRRGVYIGAQAWGADENRYPAYGDSAERDQVGVIERIGQNRWRLVLPWPKQEAKLELLEITG; via the coding sequence ATGCGCCGCACCCCTCTGGCCGTTCTGGCCCTGATGACCACCACGGCCCTGGCGGCCTGTGGCGACAACAGTCCCGCCGCCCCGACCGAGGCCTCGCCCGCCGTCACCACGCCCGCGCCCGGCGTGCCGGCCCAGGCCGCGCCTGAGGCGACGGCGACGCCGCAATCTCAGACGACCCCAGCCGAGGGGATGCAGGGCGGAACCGACGATTGGCGCAAGGTCGCCAACACAGCCGACGCCAGCTTGCTGGGCCGGCTGGACCAGGCCTGGCGGATGGCTCGCGCCGAGGCCGAGGAGGGTGGCTTCTCGCGTCAGGTCGAGGCCTTGGGACCGCTCGCCGACCCCAATGCGGGGCAAAGCGGCCGCGTCCAACCCGGTCAGGGGAACTATCGCTGCCGCACCATCAAGATGGGCAGCCGCAACGGCTCGGGGCTGGCCTATGTCGAATATCCCTGGTTCCGCTGCACGGTCGAACTGACGGCGGGCGGCGACCTGATCCTGACCAAGCTGACGGGCTCGCAGCGGACCCGGGGTCTGATCTACCCCGACACCGACCGCCGCGGCGTCTACATCGGCGCCCAGGCCTGGGGCGCCGACGAGAATCGGTATCCGGCCTACGGCGACAGCGCCGAGCGGGATCAGGTCGGCGTCATCGAACGCATAGGCCAGAACCGCTGGCGCCTGGTCCTGCCCTGGCCCAAGCAGGAAGCCAAGCTGGAGCTGCTCGAGATCACCGGCTAG
- a CDS encoding TonB-dependent receptor domain-containing protein yields MTSSKLVLMLGAAAVALPGAALAQTQTPSQTPPMATTSQPAAQTPATTAQTSAPRAQTTEPAQQQQPASVGDVVVNARANDVRTSIDSVSYSLANDLQATTGSLADALRNVPSVDVDPEGNVSLRGDANVTILVDGRPSGILTGPGRGQALIQLPASQYARIEVMTNPSAAYSPEGSGGVINLITKPTAPKPGTQTTGSLRVNVGDNGRWNAGLSGSYQKDRLTLSGDASYRSDPTELTFNRVREQLDPVTGAVVSTTTVEQPVESEQNGAFARFTAEYKLDDKTQLTGELRGVAFDGTGSGDGLYETRNAAGAVTSAYRRVGDSDFTFNNWGATARVLRRFDGDGHEWSNELRYDSNANDTTSQTLTTFLTPARAALYERTKTAVDQVTWGFTSAYTRPMSDGGKLRLGYELNAQRPEQDAEFLRGPSQASLAPVPALNNRFEATQTVHALYTTYERPLGEKLSAQLGLRLEQADIEIKDLTGGASASQDYFRAYPTAHVQYQLTPEQTLRASYSRRIQRPQPSQLNPFVVYQDPLNVRSGNPDLEPQETDSFEAMWQMRKGQSFYQATAYLRNTDKAFTDVASDIGGGVFLTRPENLGSRRDLGVEATANGRLHPTLRYSASINVFRQEIDSGAVVGGGDREATLASGRLSLNWQPTAKDFVQVSSFWQGDSLLAQGRREAGGMVNLGYRRKLNEQLSFNFTARDIFNTFNTTTIYETPQFRERSEQDIKLRAFYIGLTWNFGGPRRQPEQFDFSTGPTGG; encoded by the coding sequence ATGACCTCTTCCAAACTCGTTCTCATGCTGGGTGCGGCCGCCGTCGCTCTGCCTGGCGCCGCTCTGGCCCAGACTCAGACGCCGTCTCAGACCCCGCCGATGGCGACGACGAGCCAGCCGGCCGCCCAGACCCCGGCGACGACGGCGCAGACGTCCGCGCCGCGCGCTCAGACGACCGAACCGGCCCAGCAACAGCAGCCCGCCAGCGTCGGCGATGTGGTCGTCAACGCCCGCGCCAATGACGTGCGCACCTCGATCGACTCGGTCAGCTACAGCCTGGCCAATGACCTTCAGGCGACGACGGGCAGTCTGGCTGACGCGCTTCGCAACGTGCCGTCGGTGGACGTGGACCCTGAGGGCAACGTGTCGCTTCGCGGCGACGCCAATGTCACCATTCTGGTCGACGGCCGCCCGTCCGGCATCCTGACCGGCCCCGGTCGCGGCCAGGCCCTGATCCAGCTGCCGGCTAGCCAGTACGCCCGCATCGAGGTCATGACCAATCCATCCGCCGCCTACAGCCCCGAGGGTTCGGGCGGGGTCATCAACCTGATCACCAAGCCCACGGCGCCCAAGCCGGGGACCCAGACGACCGGCTCGCTGCGCGTCAACGTCGGCGACAACGGCCGCTGGAACGCGGGCCTCAGCGGCTCGTACCAGAAGGATCGCCTGACCCTGTCGGGCGACGCCAGCTATCGCTCCGATCCGACCGAACTGACCTTCAACCGCGTCCGCGAACAGCTGGATCCGGTCACCGGCGCGGTGGTTTCGACCACGACCGTCGAACAGCCGGTCGAGTCCGAGCAGAACGGCGCCTTCGCCCGCTTCACCGCCGAATACAAGCTGGACGACAAGACCCAGCTGACCGGCGAACTGCGCGGCGTGGCCTTCGACGGCACGGGGTCGGGCGACGGCCTGTATGAAACCCGCAACGCCGCCGGCGCGGTGACCAGCGCCTATCGCCGGGTCGGCGATTCCGACTTCACCTTCAACAATTGGGGCGCCACGGCGCGCGTGCTGCGCCGCTTCGACGGCGACGGCCATGAGTGGTCCAACGAACTGCGCTACGATTCCAACGCCAACGACACCACCAGCCAGACCCTGACCACCTTCCTGACCCCGGCGCGCGCAGCTCTGTACGAGCGGACCAAAACAGCGGTGGATCAGGTGACCTGGGGCTTCACCAGCGCCTATACCCGCCCGATGTCCGACGGCGGCAAGCTGCGCCTGGGCTATGAGCTGAACGCCCAGCGTCCTGAGCAGGACGCCGAGTTCCTGCGCGGTCCCTCGCAGGCGTCTCTGGCGCCGGTCCCGGCCCTGAACAACCGCTTCGAAGCCACCCAGACGGTGCATGCCCTCTACACCACCTATGAGCGGCCGCTGGGCGAGAAGCTGTCGGCCCAACTGGGTCTGCGGCTTGAGCAGGCGGACATCGAGATCAAGGATCTGACCGGCGGCGCCTCGGCGTCCCAGGACTATTTCCGCGCCTACCCGACCGCCCACGTCCAGTATCAGCTGACGCCCGAACAGACCCTGCGCGCCAGCTATTCGCGCCGCATCCAGCGGCCCCAGCCCAGCCAGCTGAACCCCTTCGTCGTCTATCAAGACCCGCTGAACGTCCGCTCGGGCAATCCGGATCTGGAGCCGCAGGAGACCGACAGCTTCGAGGCCATGTGGCAGATGCGAAAGGGCCAGAGCTTCTATCAGGCCACCGCCTATCTGCGGAACACCGACAAGGCGTTCACAGACGTGGCGTCCGACATCGGCGGCGGCGTCTTCCTGACCCGTCCGGAAAACCTGGGCTCGCGTCGCGACCTGGGCGTGGAGGCGACGGCGAACGGGCGACTGCATCCGACCCTGCGCTACAGCGCCAGCATCAACGTCTTCCGTCAGGAGATCGACTCGGGCGCTGTCGTCGGCGGCGGCGACCGCGAGGCCACCCTGGCCAGCGGCCGTCTCAGCCTGAACTGGCAGCCGACCGCCAAGGATTTCGTCCAGGTCTCCAGCTTCTGGCAGGGCGACAGCCTGCTGGCCCAGGGCCGGCGCGAGGCCGGCGGCATGGTCAATCTGGGCTATCGCAGGAAGCTGAATGAGCAGCTGTCGTTCAACTTCACCGCACGGGATATCTTCAACACCTTCAACACCACGACCATCTACGAGACGCCGCAGTTCCGCGAACGCTCGGAGCAGGACATTAAGCTGCGGGCCTTCTACATCGGCCTGACCTGGAACTTCGGCGGTCCGCGCCGCCAGCCGGAACAGTTCGACTTCTCGACCGGCCCGACCGGGGGCTGA
- a CDS encoding MarR family winged helix-turn-helix transcriptional regulator — MRHLIDLLDGEVEAAYAASNLTWRPRYTPILRVLMRDGGQSIKTIAQQIGISHSAVSQTVTQMVKDELVLLKPGADARERIVMLTAKTEAMIPRLQRQWTAVNQAAETLDQELSAPLSGVVKEAIAALTDQPFGQRIQAAAKTQSAV, encoded by the coding sequence TTGCGCCATCTGATCGATCTGCTGGACGGAGAGGTCGAGGCGGCCTATGCGGCCTCCAACCTGACCTGGCGTCCCCGCTACACCCCGATCCTGCGCGTCTTGATGCGCGACGGGGGGCAGTCGATCAAGACCATCGCACAGCAGATCGGCATCAGCCATTCGGCCGTCAGTCAGACCGTGACCCAGATGGTCAAGGACGAGCTGGTTCTGCTGAAGCCCGGCGCCGACGCACGCGAGCGGATCGTGATGCTGACCGCCAAGACCGAAGCGATGATCCCCCGCCTGCAACGTCAGTGGACGGCCGTGAACCAGGCGGCCGAGACATTGGATCAGGAGCTGTCGGCGCCCCTCTCCGGCGTGGTCAAGGAGGCCATCGCCGCCCTGACGGATCAACCCTTCGGCCAACGCATACAGGCGGCTGCAAAGACGCAGTCGGCCGTCTAA
- a CDS encoding BCCT family transporter → MLTTKMNPRVFWGASAIIALLLLVAIVAPGESDRLFQSVQAWVIDTFGWLYIASVAAFVGLVLVLAIGPTGALKLGPDDAEPDFPYLSWLAMLFAAGMGIGLMYFGVAEPVQHYINPPEGAGRTFDAARQAMGITFFHYGAHAWAIYALVGLSLAFFAHRKGLPLTLRSGLSPLLGRRVNGPIGDAVDIFAIWGTAFGIATSLGFGVSQMNSGLTYLLGIPNTAWVQVGLIVVVMAAATASVMSGVGKGVRRLSELNLVLAVLLMLFVLVVGPTGFLFKALVQNFGFYLSHFVERTFTLYAYEPRAWMADWTLFYWAWWIAWSPFVGMFIARISRGRTVREFLLNVLLVPAGFTFLWMTVFGNTAISLDMGQAAGAISNAVSADLSTALFYFLEQLPGAAFTSGLAILLVAVFFVTSADSGALVIDTIASGGADDTPRWQRVYWCLLLGLIAATLLLAGGLGALQAATLAAALPFVLIMILLSIGLVRQMNADVAGRSLETEGAPLAQQLKRILAPASRNDINDEIERHGLPALETVHAAMEAEAAESEIGRDDGVAWLTVKQGERTFIYRLGARSRPRPAVTQRETPEGRRLLEWRLTAQTGQGERPHDITGFTRDQIVADVLEKLQRWRLA, encoded by the coding sequence ATGCTGACCACGAAGATGAACCCCCGCGTGTTCTGGGGCGCGAGCGCCATCATCGCGCTGCTGCTCCTTGTCGCCATCGTCGCGCCGGGCGAATCCGACCGCCTGTTCCAGAGTGTTCAGGCCTGGGTGATCGACACCTTCGGCTGGCTTTATATCGCCTCGGTCGCCGCCTTCGTGGGGCTGGTGCTGGTGCTGGCGATCGGCCCCACGGGCGCGCTGAAGCTGGGGCCGGACGACGCCGAGCCGGACTTTCCCTATCTGTCCTGGCTGGCCATGCTGTTCGCCGCCGGCATGGGGATCGGCCTGATGTATTTCGGCGTCGCCGAGCCGGTCCAGCACTATATCAATCCGCCCGAGGGCGCCGGCCGCACCTTCGACGCCGCGCGTCAGGCCATGGGCATCACCTTCTTCCACTATGGGGCGCACGCCTGGGCCATCTATGCGCTGGTGGGCCTCAGCCTGGCCTTCTTCGCGCACCGCAAGGGTCTGCCGCTGACGCTGAGGTCGGGCCTGTCGCCCTTGCTGGGCAGGCGCGTCAACGGGCCGATCGGCGATGCGGTCGACATCTTCGCCATCTGGGGCACGGCCTTCGGCATCGCCACGTCCCTGGGCTTCGGCGTGTCGCAGATGAACAGCGGCCTGACCTATCTGCTGGGCATTCCCAACACGGCCTGGGTTCAGGTCGGGCTGATCGTCGTGGTCATGGCGGCGGCGACCGCCTCGGTCATGAGCGGGGTCGGCAAGGGGGTGCGCCGTCTGTCGGAGCTGAACCTGGTTCTAGCGGTGCTGCTGATGCTGTTCGTGCTGGTGGTCGGGCCGACCGGCTTCCTGTTCAAGGCCTTGGTCCAGAACTTCGGCTTCTATCTCAGCCATTTCGTCGAGCGGACCTTCACCCTCTACGCCTATGAGCCGCGCGCCTGGATGGCGGACTGGACCCTGTTCTACTGGGCCTGGTGGATCGCCTGGTCGCCGTTCGTGGGGATGTTCATCGCGCGGATTTCACGCGGGCGAACAGTGCGGGAGTTCCTGCTGAACGTGCTGCTGGTGCCGGCCGGCTTCACCTTCCTGTGGATGACCGTTTTCGGCAATACGGCGATCAGCCTGGACATGGGCCAGGCGGCGGGCGCGATTTCCAACGCCGTTTCGGCCGACCTGTCGACCGCCCTGTTCTACTTCCTGGAGCAACTGCCGGGCGCGGCCTTCACCTCGGGTCTGGCCATCCTGCTGGTGGCGGTCTTCTTCGTCACCTCGGCCGATTCGGGCGCCCTGGTGATCGACACCATCGCCTCCGGCGGCGCCGACGACACGCCGCGCTGGCAGCGGGTCTATTGGTGCCTGCTGCTGGGCCTGATCGCCGCGACCCTGCTGCTGGCGGGCGGGCTGGGCGCACTGCAGGCCGCCACCCTGGCCGCCGCCCTGCCCTTCGTGCTGATCATGATCCTGCTGTCGATCGGCCTGGTGCGCCAAATGAACGCCGACGTCGCGGGCCGCAGCCTCGAGACCGAAGGCGCGCCCCTGGCGCAGCAGCTGAAACGCATCCTGGCCCCGGCCAGCCGCAACGACATCAACGATGAGATCGAGCGCCACGGCCTGCCTGCGCTGGAGACGGTTCACGCCGCCATGGAGGCCGAGGCGGCGGAGTCCGAGATCGGGCGCGACGACGGCGTCGCCTGGCTGACGGTCAAACAGGGCGAACGCACCTTCATCTATCGCCTGGGCGCCCGCTCGCGTCCGCGTCCCGCCGTGACCCAGCGCGAGACGCCCGAAGGCCGCCGCCTTCTGGAATGGCGACTGACCGCCCAGACCGGCCAAGGCGAACGGCCCCACGACATCACCGGCTTCACCCGCGACCAGATCGTCGCCGACGTGCTGGAAAAGCTTCAACGCTGGCGACTGGCCTAG
- a CDS encoding LysE family translocator translates to MIAHSAWPVDPAVVGPFLIAVALIELTPGPNMGWLALVALARGRLAGFAAVAGVTLGLAVWMLAAAYGLTEVFSVWPPLYQGLRWAGVLFLLWLAWEAWRAPTIEAAPTPDARSLSGLFVRGLMGNLLNPKAAVFYVALLPTFMRPDHGAPLSQALTLGSLHLAVAVLVHSLIVIGGAGAARLAPRMQDRALRAVMAGGLIVVAAWLAWETRT, encoded by the coding sequence GTGATCGCCCATTCCGCCTGGCCCGTCGATCCGGCCGTCGTCGGCCCCTTTCTGATCGCCGTGGCGCTGATCGAGCTGACGCCGGGGCCGAACATGGGCTGGCTGGCGCTGGTCGCCCTGGCGCGGGGACGGCTGGCCGGTTTCGCGGCTGTGGCGGGGGTGACCCTGGGGCTGGCGGTGTGGATGCTGGCGGCCGCCTATGGGCTGACGGAAGTCTTTTCCGTCTGGCCGCCGCTGTATCAGGGCCTGCGTTGGGCGGGCGTGCTGTTTCTGCTGTGGCTGGCGTGGGAGGCCTGGCGCGCGCCGACGATCGAGGCGGCGCCCACGCCAGACGCGCGCTCGCTGAGCGGCCTGTTCGTGCGCGGCCTGATGGGCAATCTGCTGAACCCCAAGGCCGCGGTCTTCTATGTCGCCCTGCTGCCGACGTTCATGCGGCCGGACCACGGCGCGCCGCTGAGCCAGGCCCTGACGCTGGGGAGCCTGCATCTGGCGGTCGCCGTCCTGGTGCACAGCCTGATCGTGATCGGTGGCGCGGGCGCGGCGCGGCTGGCGCCTCGGATGCAGGATCGCGCCCTGCGCGCGGTGATGGCCGGCGGCCTGATCGTGGTTGCCGCCTGGCTGGCCTGGGAGACGCGGACCTGA
- a CDS encoding serine hydrolase has protein sequence MSLRLSRRTLFASGGAAALAAGPVFAQSAPANDDASLAAAVDAYVAKCMAAWPDQPALGVAVVKDGATVLARGYGVKVQGKPARADEHTLFAIASNTKNVTAAALAILVDEGKVKWDAPVRTYLPGFTLSDPYIGEHITVRDTLSHRAGFGLGAGDLLFWPNSDRTRAEVLAQAAFVPIEDGFRARYHYCNLMFVVAGAVLEAVSGLSWEAFIQTRILDKVGMTETVPLARLADASKSALPHGRVGPPLRYQGAMTPIAKSIVEVWNWDSAAAAGGICTTPTDWAKWIAVRLNDGKLPDGTRLYSEDAAREMYRPNIIVGSSAGPTAELPNRSIASTYAMGLQVQDYRGERIASHGGGSPGGISATVLIPGRKTGFSIFSNAEESFLLRALRSGITDICMGKVDVDWISDSKKLEAEGNAKSIAAAAEIDAKQAAGAPPSMPLESYAGTWRDPWYGDIVIAPKTEGRGRNRRSGLWLSFTHTPALQGWLEPYDGETFRTRFPDKREEDAFVTFSILTAKPATATVKGVSPDIDFSYDYQDLRLTRV, from the coding sequence ATGTCCCTTCGTCTGTCGCGCCGCACCCTGTTCGCTTCCGGAGGCGCGGCGGCGCTGGCGGCGGGACCCGTGTTCGCCCAGAGCGCGCCGGCGAACGATGATGCGTCGCTGGCGGCGGCGGTGGACGCTTATGTGGCCAAGTGCATGGCGGCATGGCCGGATCAGCCGGCGCTGGGCGTCGCAGTGGTCAAGGACGGGGCGACCGTTCTGGCGCGGGGATACGGCGTCAAGGTTCAGGGCAAGCCGGCGCGGGCCGATGAGCACACCCTGTTCGCCATCGCCTCCAACACCAAGAACGTCACCGCCGCCGCCCTGGCCATCCTGGTCGACGAAGGCAAGGTGAAGTGGGACGCGCCGGTTCGGACCTATCTGCCCGGCTTCACCCTGTCCGATCCCTATATCGGCGAACACATCACGGTGCGCGATACGCTGAGCCACCGGGCCGGGTTCGGCCTGGGCGCCGGCGACCTGCTGTTCTGGCCCAACTCGGATCGCACCCGCGCCGAGGTGCTGGCCCAGGCCGCCTTCGTGCCGATCGAGGACGGATTCCGCGCGCGCTATCACTATTGCAACCTGATGTTCGTGGTCGCGGGCGCAGTGCTGGAGGCGGTATCGGGCCTGAGTTGGGAGGCCTTTATCCAGACGCGCATCCTGGACAAGGTTGGGATGACCGAGACCGTGCCCCTGGCGCGTCTGGCCGATGCGTCCAAGTCCGCCCTGCCCCACGGCCGGGTCGGCCCGCCGCTGCGCTATCAGGGGGCGATGACGCCCATCGCCAAGTCCATCGTCGAGGTGTGGAACTGGGATTCGGCGGCGGCGGCGGGGGGCATCTGCACCACCCCGACCGACTGGGCCAAATGGATCGCCGTGCGGCTGAACGACGGCAAGCTGCCCGACGGGACGCGGCTCTATTCCGAAGATGCGGCGCGCGAGATGTATCGCCCCAACATCATCGTCGGCTCGTCGGCCGGACCGACGGCGGAACTGCCCAACCGATCCATCGCCTCGACCTATGCGATGGGGCTGCAGGTTCAGGACTATCGCGGCGAGCGGATCGCCAGCCACGGCGGCGGCTCGCCCGGCGGCATTTCCGCCACGGTGCTGATCCCCGGCCGCAAGACCGGCTTCAGCATCTTCTCCAACGCCGAGGAGAGCTTCCTGCTGCGCGCCTTGCGGTCCGGCATCACGGACATCTGCATGGGCAAGGTCGATGTGGACTGGATCTCAGACTCCAAGAAGCTGGAAGCCGAGGGCAATGCGAAATCCATCGCCGCCGCCGCCGAAATCGACGCCAAACAGGCGGCCGGCGCGCCCCCGTCCATGCCGCTGGAATCCTACGCGGGGACCTGGCGCGATCCGTGGTACGGCGACATCGTCATTGCGCCCAAGACCGAGGGACGCGGCCGAAACAGGAGGAGCGGCCTGTGGCTGAGCTTCACCCACACGCCCGCCCTGCAAGGCTGGTTGGAGCCGTACGACGGCGAGACCTTCCGCACCCGTTTCCCGGACAAGCGCGAGGAGGACGCCTTCGTCACCTTCTCGATCCTGACGGCCAAACCGGCGACGGCGACGGTGAAGGGGGTCAGCCCCGACATCGACTTCAGCTACGACTATCAGGACCTGAGACTGACGCGCGTGTGA